ACAGAAAAGAGATAAGACAGATGAACTTCAGTCTCCTCCCCTTCACATTGCAGCCTCGGGGCCTgcaggccagctctgctcctctccacctACAAACAGGAAGCCTCGCATGGTGACCTTTTGTAGGTgatttgggaggggaggggaaagcatttgcatatatctatatatataattattatttttaaaaaaaaaaaaaacaaaacttgcatTTTACACATTTCTGTTAACAGTAGCCCAATCCTCAGCGTGGATTCTCACATGTCACACATTTGTGCTAGAAGAGTAAAAATGCAGAAGCACAGTTCGGGTCCCCAGTCCCcagtgaggagggagggagggagggagaggcacaACCAGAACATGAAGGTGGGACACAATAGGGtaatcttaaaaaacaaaacaaaagttaaagaaaaaggtTGGGGGGGAGAACATcgagaaaaagaacaaacccaaggGGTGTTATTCcagtctaggcacaaaaatgttTCAGTCTCAAAATCTCTTTCCTGTAAGAATTCCAGGGCttttgaggagagaaaaaaaaaaaaagtaacaaattaaAACGAGGTAGCCAGacatcatatatatatttatatatatagaatatattcagcagaaaaaaaatgtacttaaaaatCCACAAGAACAGCAACttcaaatgtctttaaaaataaaaccatgtaaGAAAATGAATACTGTGAAGAGGAGAATGAGTGAGGAAAACTGGGATCAGTTACAGGATGTAAGCAAGGGATAGATGGGAGAGTAAGAGGCTGTTTTTgtagcagtaattttttttatgcatttcaaaataaaaacaggtcACAGTATCTCAAATGAAGCAGAAATGAAGCTGGAGATTCTTCCTCAAGTCCCCTGGGTAGAGGGGAGCTCGCCACCCCTTCTACCCGCTCACCCCCAACCAAAGAGGAATGGATATGTAGCTGGATATGTCTATCCCTGGTGacaagaagaaggaggggagaaaaagagagaatgatGAAAGGGAAGATGGGTCTCGGTAACTctcagtgtccccccagtgcaGGGAAGGCTTATGAGACTGGGGTCTGTGCCCAGTCCCCACAGAGATAGGGGAAGGAGGAAATGGTATCTTCATCTCCAGtagagagatggggagagagaaTGGAGTGCCTAGGCTTTTCCATTAACCGTAGTGCAGGGTGACACGGAAACATACTGACAAAAGGAGAGGCTGTAGCTATCCCTAGTCTCAGTGCAGTGGAAAACTGGAATAGTGGGAGGTTGTATCCACCCACAGCAGAGAATAACATAGAACTGGAGattgaaaacagattaaaaaaaaaaaataaaaaaatcaatgtaccTAGGGAGCAGTATTTCTGTCACAATTCCCAGTTGACAGGGGAGGGGCAAGCGCAGAGGTGGAATGGTCATTTTACCAAAAGCTGTGTCTGTGCCCAGCGCAGGATGACTGGGTGGCCGGGCACATAAGTGTAACTAGGAAGccttttctgctgttgttatTGTTTGTTCCCATCTCCATTCCCACTCTCCTTTatataaaccaaaaataatcTATTCTGAATACCTGGCAGAACAAGGGTCTGTCTTTATCCATCCTTAGTGCATGAGGGGATGGAATCAGGGAGTGGGGATAAAGAGGGGTGTCTCTAGCCCCAGTGCATAAGAGTGTGGGCTTCTACCTTTTCCGCAGggaaggatgctgtgggggaagggggagctcTGTCTCCCCAGCTGGAGGCATGACCTGGAAAAAGGATAggtgctttttctctctctcttcccacccccccttcctcctcctcctcctcctccagagcaAGGGTAGGTAGGCAGCACAGAAAGGTTGAGGATATACTCTCTTTCTCTATGCTCCCCCCTCTGGTGCCAGGGTGCGTGGGTAGCATGGCTCTGTGCgtgcccctctctctctttctctcctccattGCAGCAGTCAGTCAGTCAGTGAGTCCCTCCAGAGGAGATGGAGGTCTCGGGGTGCCCCCCTCCTCTCACCTGACCTTCTCACTCTCAGTCATTTCCCAAAGTCCCAGGTTGAGCACCTTGAGGCAGGGCAGCTGGGTGATGCGCTCCAAGCCCCGCTTCGTAATGCGGGTGCAGCCGTAGAGATCGATGCCCGTGAGCTGGCTGAGGTGTTCGGCAATGAGCTCCAGGCCCTTGTCAGTGATGCGGACGCACTGGCCGATGTTGAGGGTGCGGAGCCCGTGCATCTGCCGCACCATGCGGTTGATGCCCTCATCGCTAAtgtggcaggagcagagggagagggagcgcAGCCCGTCCAGGCCCTGTGCGATATAGGCTAGGCTCTGGTCCCCCACCTTGTCGCAGAAGGAGACGTCGAGGCCGGACAGCCGCAGGCTGCCCATGGCCAGATGCATGATGCCCGTGTCGCTGATGTTGTCGCAGGAGCGCAGGTTGAGGCTGCGCAGGCTGCTCATGTGCGACAGGTGCAGCAGCCCCGCGTCCGAGATGCCCCCGCAGAAGCTGAGGTTGAGCTGGCGGAGGCGGCCCAGCCCGCGGGCCAGGTGCTTGAGCGAGAGGTCGCTGAGCTTCTGGCAGTCCTGCAGCGTGAGCTGCTCCAGGCCCAGGCAGCCCTCGGCCGCGCTGCGTGTCATGCCCGCCAGGTGCCCAATGCCCACGTCGGAGAGGTGCCGGCAGGAGCGCAGGTTGAGGCTCTTGAGGCGCTGCAGGCCCCAGGCGATGAGGAGGAGGCCGGTGTTGGTGATGttgctgcagccccccagctccagcacctccaggccCTTGAGGTACTGGGCGATGCGGCCCAGGCTGCTGTCCGTGATCTGCTTGCAGAGGCTCAGGTTGAGCGAGCGCAGGGAGCTGATCTCTGCCACGAAGGCGTGGCCCAGCCCGTTGTCGGTGAGGTTGTAGCAGCCGCTGAGGTTGAGGCTCTCGATGTCCGCCATGCCCTGGATCACGTAGCTCAGGCTGCGCCGCAGCGACAGGATCTGCACCCGCCGGATGCCCCGCGCCGCCAGGCTGGGGAAGAGCGAGGGGTTGGCGCGGCGCAGGTGCAGCTTGGCCTCCACGCCCCGCCAGACCGAGCGGTGGTAGGCGGCGTCCCGCCAGGCCGTGCACACCTGCGCCGCCCGGCCCTTGTCCCGCACCTCCAGGTACCCGAAGATCATGGCCAGCAGCTCGGGGAACAGGCACGAGATGTGCGTTTCCATCGCacgcccgcccccggccgcccccgccggcgcCGCGCTCCTCctcgccgccgggcccggcccgcttCCGCTCGGGGCCCGCCCGCcttccgctccgctccgcgccgtgCCGCgctcctcctcgccgccgccgcctccctcaCATCGCCGGcccgggcggcgcggcccggcccgcgggaGACGCTGCTGCGCGACcgccggcccagcccggcccggccccgcgccctgcggccgccgccgccgcctcctctaccgccgcgccgggcgggccgcgccgccgctgccgccgcgctgctgcggccgcgccgccccgtgCCGCATCGTGCCGCctcccggcgggcgggcgggtgcgccccgacggcggcggcggcccccgcgcTCCGTCCCCTGGTGCcggccgccgagccccgccgcctccctttGTCTCCGCGCTGCCGCCGCTCACAGCCCGCGGCCCCGGGCCGCCCGCATCCCGCGGTGGCGAGCAGGCAGCGAGGGCTGGGGGtcgcgccggcccggcccggcccgccccgccgccggtaCCGACTCCGCCGCTCCGGGcctcggccgccgccggccgcctgCTCCGCTCCGCCGCGCTCCGCTCGCTGCTGGGCCCCGGCGCCGCGCTCCGGCCGGGCGAGAGGGGGAGGAGGCGCggcgaggcggggaggggagggggggggaagaggaggagggaggaggcggcgctgggccgggcctggcggcggcggcggcggcgacgccGACTCGCgttccccccgccctcctccccccccgcgcCTCTTGCGCAATGGTACGATCCGGAACACTCCGAGCCGTCGCCCTGGCAACAGCGCGACCCATTCGCTGCGCCCCGCCGTTAACCGTTGCCGCGCCGCGGTggcgccccgctgcccgcccccccctcgGCGGCCGTCGCCGCCTCCCCTTCCCGCCCCGTCAGTGAGGGCAGGCGCTGCGTTGTCTCTCTGGGATGACTTGTCCCGTCCCCCGTCTACCCCCCCGTGAGGAGGGGGACCGAAGGGCGGATGGCAGCCCCGTCCAGCCGGCCCCCTCGCTTCAGGCCCCCCATCAGCCCCCGGTGCCTGCCGCCCGCCTCAGTGGCGGGGTTCGCCGAGGGCCAGGCACCGGGCCGGCTGGGAAACAAGCCCT
Above is a window of Larus michahellis chromosome 1, bLarMic1.1, whole genome shotgun sequence DNA encoding:
- the FBXL14 gene encoding F-box/LRR-repeat protein 14; protein product: METHISCLFPELLAMIFGYLEVRDKGRAAQVCTAWRDAAYHRSVWRGVEAKLHLRRANPSLFPSLAARGIRRVQILSLRRSLSYVIQGMADIESLNLSGCYNLTDNGLGHAFVAEISSLRSLNLSLCKQITDSSLGRIAQYLKGLEVLELGGCSNITNTGLLLIAWGLQRLKSLNLRSCRHLSDVGIGHLAGMTRSAAEGCLGLEQLTLQDCQKLSDLSLKHLARGLGRLRQLNLSFCGGISDAGLLHLSHMSSLRSLNLRSCDNISDTGIMHLAMGSLRLSGLDVSFCDKVGDQSLAYIAQGLDGLRSLSLCSCHISDEGINRMVRQMHGLRTLNIGQCVRITDKGLELIAEHLSQLTGIDLYGCTRITKRGLERITQLPCLKVLNLGLWEMTESEKVR